A single region of the Silene latifolia isolate original U9 population chromosome 8, ASM4854445v1, whole genome shotgun sequence genome encodes:
- the LOC141595760 gene encoding uncharacterized protein LOC141595760, whose product MGLRSIIRDKISKKLQCWRGMLLSKAGKEVLIKVIAQSISNYAMSVFKLPDNFRDDLRSLVSKYWWGSKNGKQVWRLMTDTESLMVHILKGKYFPNGSFMEAELGESKLYLA is encoded by the exons ATGGGGCTCAGGTCAATCATTAGAGACAAAATTAGCAAAAAATTACAGTGTTGGCGTGGAATGTTGCTCAGTAAGGCGGGAAAGGAAGTATTAATAAAGGTTATTGCCCAATCGATTTCTAACTATGCAATGAGCGTTTTTAAGCTACCAGATAATTTCCGTGACGATTTGCGTTCTCTTGTCTCTAAGTATTGGTGGGGTTCTAAAAATG GGAAGCAAGTATGGCGGCTTATGACAGATACAGAGAGTCTTATGGTGCATATTCTTAAAGGGAAATACTTCCCCAATGGGTCTTTTATGGAGGCTGAGCTAGGGGAATCCAAGTTATACCTGGCGTAG